From Brevundimonas vesicularis:
GACGTCCAGCTGACACTGATCCAGAAGACGCCGCTGGATGGAGCGGTGATCGTTTCCACGCCGCAAGAAGTCGCTCTGGCCGATGCCCGGCGTGCCCACACCCTGTTCCAGCGCGTCAATGTCCCGACGTTTGGCCTGATTGAGAATATGAGCGGGCCAGTCTTTGGAGAAGGCGGAGGGAAGACCGAGGCCGAGCGCCTATCCATCCCGTTCTTGGGCGCCTTGCCGCTGGACGCCGCCTTACGAGAAGGCGGCGATGCCGGACGACCGCCTGTCGCAACCGATCCGCAGGGCGATATCGCCGGCCGCTTCGCCGAAATCGCCGCGCGCGTCTCGTCTGCGCTCGAGATATAGAAAAAGCCGCCGCAGGGGGTTTTCAAACGCAACCCTGTTCGCCACCTTGGGTGCTACAGATACTCAAGGAGATCCAATGAGCCTCGACGCCCTGTTCAGCCCCTTTACGATCAAGGGGCTGACCCTGCCCAACCGCATCGTCATGGCGCCCATGACGCGATCCTTCTCGCCGAACGGCGTGCCAACGTCCGATGTCGCCGGCTACTATCGTCGGCGGGCCGAAGGCGGGGTTGGGCTGATCGTCACCGAGGGCACGGTCGTCGAGCGTCCGGCGGCGCGCAACGACGCCAATGTTCCGGTCTTCCACGGCGAAGCGCTGCCGGAGTGGAAATCGGTCGTGGATGAGGTTCACGCCGCCGGCGGGCTGATCGCGCCGCAAATCTGGCATGTCGGTTCGGCGCGGGGACAGGGGGCGGACTGGACGCCGCTGGGTAAGGTGGACAGCCCCTCGGGCCTGACGTCGCCGGGCAAGCCCAAGTACGAGCCCATGACCGAGGAGGATGTTGCCGACACCATCGCCGCCTTCGGTCGGTCGGCGCGAGCCGCTCGCGACCTGGGTTTCGACGCCGTCGAGGTTCACGGCGCCCACGGCTATCTGATCGACCAGTTCTTCTGGGGCGGGGTCAATCTGCGTGAGGATCGCTGGGGCGGGCCGACAATCGCCGACCGCGCCCGTTTCGGCGCCGAGGTCGTCAAGGCGGTGCGAGAGGGCGTGGGAGATGACATTCCGGTCATCCTGCGCCTGTCGCAATGGAAGCAGCAGGATTTCACAGCCCGAATCGCCGAGACGCCGGAGCAGATGGTCGAGTGGCTGACCCCGCTGTCGGACGCCGGCGTCGATGTCTTCCACTGCTCGCAGCGCCGCTTCTGGGAGCCGGAGTTCGAAGGCTCGGACCTGAACTTCGCCGGCTGGACCAAAAAGCTGATGGGCAAGCCCACGATCACCGTCGGGTCGGTGGGCCTGGATGGCGAGTTCATCGCGGCCTTCGGCGGCGAAGGTTCAAAGCCCGCCTCGCTGGACGGTCTGTTGCGCCGTCTGGAGAACGAGGAGTTCGACCTGGTCGCCGTCGGCCGCGCGTTGCTGGCCGATCCTCAATGGGTCGCCAAGATCCGCGACGGTCGCGAAGACGAGCTGCGCAACTTCGAGCGTTCGGACCTGATGACCCTGTCCTGATCGGGAAACGTCGAGCCGGTTATGCCGGCTCGACGATCACGCCCGTGCCGTAAGCCAAGACCTCAGTGACGCCCGGCATGATTTCCGTGGCGTCATAGCGAACGGCCAGGATGGCGTTGGCGCCGTGGGCCTGGGCGTGTTTGACCAGTTCGTCATAGGCTTCCTGACGCCCGGCCTCAGCCAACTTCACATAGGCGCCGACGCGGCCGCCCAGCATGGACTGGACCCCGCCGATGGCGTCGGAGATGGCGTTGCGCGAGCGCACCGTGACACCGCGCACCAAGCCGATATGGCGGGTGACGCGAAAGCCGGGCAGGTCGTTGGTCGTGGTGACGTACATCTGTTTCTCCTAGCGGCGTTCCAGTACGCGGAAGGTGAAGGCGTGGTCGTCCTTCTCGCCTGCCGGGTACGATTCCGACGATACCTCGACCCAGGCTGTTTCGTCGAATGACGGAAAGACGGCGTCGCCTTCCGGCGAAGCCTCCACCTCGGTGATGTAGAGGCGTTTCGCGCGGGGCAGGGCGGCCTCGAACAGGGCTGTACCGCCGATGACGCAGATTTCGTCCATCCCGTCGTCCTCAGCCGTTTCGCGCCCGATCTCAATGGCCTCGTCCAGAGTGGCGCAGACCAGGCCGCCCTTGGCCATGCCGTCCGCCTCGTAGGACTGGTCCCGCGTCAGGATCAGATTGAGCCGGCCAGGCAGGGGTTTCAGCGGCAAGCTTTCCCAGGTCTTGCGGCCCATCAGGCAGGGCTTGCCCACGGTGATGGCCTTGAAGCGCTGTAGATCGCTGCGCAGCCGCCAGGGCAAGTCGCCGTCACGGCCGATGACGCCGTTGCGTCCACGCGCGACGACCAATGCGATCTGGGGAACGGTCATGCTTTCGGCTCCAGCCACTTCAGCCATTTGCGCTGCATGGCCTGATCAAGATCGACGCCCGCTCGCGCGCAGTAGATCAGCAGCATCCCCAGCACATCCGCCGCTTCGTCGCCCAGCGCCTGGCTGTCAGGTGCGCCCCGCGCGCGGCCGGTCAGGCGCAGATGCTCGGCGGTCAGTTCGCCCAGCTCCTCCTGAAGCTTCAGCAGCGCCCAGTCGCGATCCCGGTCGATGTCGTGTTCGGCCGCGTAGATGTCGGAGATGCGCAGGACGGAGGCGGTCAGGTCGGAGAAATGCATTGGTATTTGCCGACATCCAGATGCGCGCATCTCCCATAAGAAGTATCGTTTCTAGAGAGCTCAGCCATACCGAAATGGCTCTATACACATTGCGGTCATGAGGCGAGGGCCTTCATCAAAGAGTCGATATCTCTGAAGACAAAAATCACGAAGACATGGGCAAGTGATCTTATTGGTGAAAATTTCGACTAAGTATGGGTCGTAAGATGCCGCGATCATTTCGTTCAGATATGAAATTATCGTTTTCTCAATCATGCGCTCAATGCGATCAGGAAAGTCAATTTCGTAGAGCGCGATGACATTCAGTTCGAGTTGAGCGAATAGTTGGCCCAAGGCTTGTCTAAATTTGTCGGCATCAAAATCTGTGGCACCTGCCGAGCTACTGCAAGTAGCCCATTGTTCTGTGGTGTCTTCGATAAATTTCCGAGCCACATCAATAGCAGTCACGCGACTGCTGTGTCTGATCTGCGCTAGTACGAGACCTAGACCTGTAACTGCCGCGCATGCGGCCAGCCAGTCGGCAATGTTGGGCGCGTCGGAAACGTCAGCCTCGCTGTTCACCACGATTAGGGGAGGGAGGCGGTGGTGGTGGTGGTGGTGGTGGTGGGCTTGGTGATTTGGGCACCGGCACCGAGCTTTTTTCAGTTGGCCAAGGTGCGGGCCGAGGAGGGCTGCTCATGTTTAATGCCCTTTCGCGGGCGGCGGAGGCGGAGGCGGAGGGGGTGGCGGCGTCCGTGACGGTGCCACTGGTACGGAGTCCTTAAAGGGCAACTGCGGCGTTGTGCGAGGGGTTTGGGACACGACGATCACTCTTTCAAACAGCCACGGCCGCCTTGATGTGTGGCCAGGCTTCGTAGCCTTCGAGGGTGAAGTCCGAGAGGTCGAAGGCGAACAGGTCGGTCTTGGGCGCAATCTGCATGACAGGCAGGGGCAGGGGCTCGCGTGTCAGCTGAAGCTCGGCCTGTTCGAGGTGGTTCAGATAAAGGTGGGCGTCGCCGAAGGTGTGGACGAAGTCGCCCGGCTCCAACCCCACCACCTGGGCCAGCATCATCGTCAGCAGGGCGTAGGAGGCGATGTTGAACGGCACGCCCAGGAAGACGTCGGCGCTGCGCTGGTACAGCTGGCAGCTCAGCTTGCCGTCCGCGACGAAGAACTGGAACAGGCAGTGGCAGGGCGGCAGGGCCATGTCGTCGACGTCGGCCGGGTTCCAGGCGGTGACGATGTGGCGGCGGCTGTTGGGATTGGTCTTCAGCCCGTGAACTAGTTTCTCGATCTGGTCGATGACGCGGCCGTCCGGCGCGGTCCAGGACCGCCATTGCTTGCCATAGACCGGACCCAACTCGCCCTCGGCGTCGGCCCATTCGTCCCAGATGCGAACGCCATTGTCCTTCAGATAGGCGATGTTGGTCTCGCCACGCAGGAACCACAGGAGTTCGACGATGATTGACCGCAGATGCAGCTTCTTGGTCGTCAGGACCGGAAAGCCCTTGGACAGGTCGAATCGCATCTGGCGGCCGAAGACGCCCAAGGTGCCGGTGCCGGTGCGGTCGTCGCGACGGACGCCATTGTCGAGGATGTCGCGCAGCAGGTTCAGATACTGCCGCTCGGGATGATCGGCCGGCGCCGCGGCGATGCGAGCCTGAAGTTCAGCGATGGCGACCTGAGCGTTCATTTCTCGAGCTTGCCTCAGAACCTGCGATTCGAAATCCAAATCGATGCAGAGTCCTAGGGAGTCCACAGAAATCGAATCAACCCCCGAAGCCGCCTTCGTCGAGGAAGGCCTGTTCTTCGGGAGTGGTCTGGCGGCCCAGCGCGGCGTTGCGGTGCGGGAAACGGCCGAAGCGGACGATGATGTCGCGGTGCAGCTTGCCCCATTTCTCCAACTCTTCGTCCCCGGCGACCAAGGCCATGTAGCGGTCCTGATCCTCGATCCTCTCGGAATGCTCGAACGGCAGCAGCAGGAAATTCTTCAAAGCCGGCTCGAACGCCAGATGCAGATCGCGCGCCACG
This genomic window contains:
- a CDS encoding NADH:flavin oxidoreductase, which gives rise to MSLDALFSPFTIKGLTLPNRIVMAPMTRSFSPNGVPTSDVAGYYRRRAEGGVGLIVTEGTVVERPAARNDANVPVFHGEALPEWKSVVDEVHAAGGLIAPQIWHVGSARGQGADWTPLGKVDSPSGLTSPGKPKYEPMTEEDVADTIAAFGRSARAARDLGFDAVEVHGAHGYLIDQFFWGGVNLREDRWGGPTIADRARFGAEVVKAVREGVGDDIPVILRLSQWKQQDFTARIAETPEQMVEWLTPLSDAGVDVFHCSQRRFWEPEFEGSDLNFAGWTKKLMGKPTITVGSVGLDGEFIAAFGGEGSKPASLDGLLRRLENEEFDLVAVGRALLADPQWVAKIRDGREDELRNFERSDLMTLS
- a CDS encoding YbjQ family protein, coding for MYVTTTNDLPGFRVTRHIGLVRGVTVRSRNAISDAIGGVQSMLGGRVGAYVKLAEAGRQEAYDELVKHAQAHGANAILAVRYDATEIMPGVTEVLAYGTGVIVEPA
- a CDS encoding dihydrofolate reductase, giving the protein MTVPQIALVVARGRNGVIGRDGDLPWRLRSDLQRFKAITVGKPCLMGRKTWESLPLKPLPGRLNLILTRDQSYEADGMAKGGLVCATLDEAIEIGRETAEDDGMDEICVIGGTALFEAALPRAKRLYITEVEASPEGDAVFPSFDETAWVEVSSESYPAGEKDDHAFTFRVLERR
- a CDS encoding phosphoribosyl-ATP pyrophosphohydrolase; the protein is MHFSDLTASVLRISDIYAAEHDIDRDRDWALLKLQEELGELTAEHLRLTGRARGAPDSQALGDEAADVLGMLLIYCARAGVDLDQAMQRKWLKWLEPKA
- a CDS encoding thymidylate synthase, translating into MNAQVAIAELQARIAAAPADHPERQYLNLLRDILDNGVRRDDRTGTGTLGVFGRQMRFDLSKGFPVLTTKKLHLRSIIVELLWFLRGETNIAYLKDNGVRIWDEWADAEGELGPVYGKQWRSWTAPDGRVIDQIEKLVHGLKTNPNSRRHIVTAWNPADVDDMALPPCHCLFQFFVADGKLSCQLYQRSADVFLGVPFNIASYALLTMMLAQVVGLEPGDFVHTFGDAHLYLNHLEQAELQLTREPLPLPVMQIAPKTDLFAFDLSDFTLEGYEAWPHIKAAVAV